A window of [Clostridium] innocuum genomic DNA:
CGGTATGAAAATCATTGAGGGTAAGGATTCACAACAGCTGGATGTTCGCATCCGGTTTGACTCGGAGGAGGAAAAACAGGCAGCTTTCCGCTTGCTGGCAGCTATGCATCAAAAGCTGATCGGCTTGCAAAGAGATAAGGAATACCTGCTGCGTCTGGAGGATGTCTGCTTTATCGCTTCCAGTGACAAGCGTACCTTTTTATATACTGCACAGGGCTGTTACGAGTCTATGCTCTGGCTTTATCAGATGGAAGAACAGCTGAATGATGATTTCATACGAATCAACAAAGCAACAATTATCAATATGGAACATGTAACCAGCATGCATGCAGACCTGAGGTCAAGAATCCGGGTATATCTGGATACCGGTCATCAGCATATGGTCACAAGGACCTATGTAAAGGCGTTTAAGCAGAAGCTGAAAGGGGAATAATGGCATGTATAACTATCTGGTTAAATTTTTTAGAAATGTAACAATGTCCTTTTTTACTGCGATTTGTGTAATTGCATTGGCAGGTGTCACATGCCGGGATGGAATTATGAAGGTGTCAAGCTTTTATGTGCAGGGCGGTATTTCCTTTTCTGCTGTTTTTGAGCTTTTATTGCTTTCCTCTCTTCTGGCATTATGCAATTTGCTTCTGGATAAGCCCACAGTATTTCCTGCAATGCGCCTGACCTACAAAATTATTTTGCGTATTGCAGTTGTTATGATGCTGATTCTACCGTTTATTTATGTATGCCGCTGGTTTCCTGTTGATGATCATGCAGCATGGATCGGCTTTGTTGTCTGCTTTCTGTTAAGCTTCTCGGCAGCAACTCTGCTAAGTGTATATGCCACACGAAGAAAGGATCGGGAATATCAGAAGCTGCTGGAGGCCTATAAGGCTAAGAAAGAGGAGAGGAAAAAATGACAATACTGGAAGCGGATCATATACAGAAGAGATTTGCGGAAAAAATGGTTTTAATGGATATCAGCTTTTCCATTGAGAAGCCGGAAATCTTTGGACTTCTGGGACCGTCAGGGTCAGGAAAAACAACGCTGATACGGATTCTACTTGGCTTATTAAAGAAGGACGGCGGCAGCTCATATGTTCTGGGAAATGATTCCGGACAGCTAAGTGATGATACGTATGCACAGATTGGTATAATGCTGGATGAAGCTGGATTATATGATCGTTTATCCTGTATAGATAATCTGGATATATACAGAAGGCTCTATCAGCTTCCTTATAATGTCATAGAACCGGCACTGCGCCGTGTATCTCTGTATGACAGCAGACAGAAAGCAGTCATTAAGCTGTCAAAGGGAATGAAGCAGCGGCTTTCCTTTGCCAGAGCATTGCTTCATGAGCCTAGGGTTTTATTTTTGGATGAGCCTACCTCGGGACTGGATCCGGCAACAACATCCAACATTCATGAGCTTTTGTTTGAGCTGAAGGAAAAGGGTGTCACTATCTTTCTGACAACACACGATATGGAGGAGGCAA
This region includes:
- a CDS encoding LytTR family transcriptional regulator: MKIIEGKDSQQLDVRIRFDSEEEKQAAFRLLAAMHQKLIGLQRDKEYLLRLEDVCFIASSDKRTFLYTAQGCYESMLWLYQMEEQLNDDFIRINKATIINMEHVTSMHADLRSRIRVYLDTGHQHMVTRTYVKAFKQKLKGE
- a CDS encoding ABC transporter ATP-binding protein, with translation MTILEADHIQKRFAEKMVLMDISFSIEKPEIFGLLGPSGSGKTTLIRILLGLLKKDGGSSYVLGNDSGQLSDDTYAQIGIMLDEAGLYDRLSCIDNLDIYRRLYQLPYNVIEPALRRVSLYDSRQKAVIKLSKGMKQRLSFARALLHEPRVLFLDEPTSGLDPATTSNIHELLFELKEKGVTIFLTTHDMEEATRLCDRVAFLNEGSIIECDTPEAICYKYNTTNQVNITTAQGESIVLDIKRDAEKIMHLMEAGHVKTIHSMEPTLETVFISLTGKELV